From a region of the Pieris rapae chromosome 22, ilPieRapa1.1, whole genome shotgun sequence genome:
- the LOC110997812 gene encoding zinc finger protein 611 isoform X2 produces MPQIDLNNVLCVSCLCIGRRLQKLSESLTKFYMDALYEIPLSNVDCIDPVVCWECEAILKKCLSFREQVKDSYRILQTYTVENLNECLLSDVSRPPRLIVHNNDAVNINPFNEVKVKFETEILKTDTDYQLSDTDDINNDEIQTVLCDIKNEFVSTEDEKDSLSMKNFADIKDEKTDFDLLVEKRATKDNDKRKLNRVRDKGRSKIKGDSTKYPTYKSLPRQVIHRNDQVQRTPELKTQRKRVQCGECDKTFSHRAGLMNHRITVHEAQNEFPCKVCKKVFRWKTSLKRHLEKHAANTQTPEAFCSLCGIGFGSVASLQRHLRNSLKHVTPDQLKFICDHCKRRFADKTKLRDHIEDKHLHRTYKCYICDKPSKNRVGLEQHIRNVHKGRPNNKMCHHCGKGFPTKVQLESHIRTHTGERPFICEYCPTTFSQQSNLYKHHRQVHQSIRIRKKKLPAIKKNDHESNEEPVLPIAVIQYMALPDNVFTV; encoded by the exons ATGCCGCAAATTgacttaaataatgttttatgtgtATCGTGTTTGTGTATAGGAAGACGATTACAAAAACTAAGTGAAAGTTTAACTAAGTTTTATATGGATGCTCTATACGAAATACCA CTATCCAATGTGGACTGTATAGATCCAGTTGTGTGTTGGGAGTGTGAAGCAATTTTGAAGAAATGTCTATCCTTTCGTGAGCAAGTTAAGGATTCATATAGAATTCTTCAAACTTACACAGTAGAG aacCTTAATGAATGTCTGCTTAGTGATGTGTCTCGTCCACCAAGATTAATTGTTCATAACAATGATGCAGTAAACATAAACCCATTTAATgaagttaaagttaaatttgaaACAG AGATACTAAAAACCGACACAGACTACCAATTATCAGATACAGATGACATAAACAATGATGAGATACAGACAGTTTTGTgcgatattaaaaatgaattt GTGTCAACAGAAGATGAGAAAGACAGTCTTTCAATGAAAAATTTTGCTGACATAAAAGATGAAAAAACtg ATTTTGATTTACTAGTAGAAAAGAGAGCTACTAAAGACAATGACAAGAGAAAGTTAAACCGAGTAAGAGATAAAGGGAGAAGCAAAATTAAG GGTGATTCAACCAAATATCCAACTTATAAATCCTTACCAAGACAAGTTATACATAGAAATGATCAAGTTCAAAG GACACCAGAGCTTAAAACTCAAAGGAAAAGAGTTCAATGTGGCGAATGTGATAAAACATTTAGTCATCGTGCTGGTCTGATGAATCATCgtat taCAGTGCACGAAGCTCAAAATGAATTCCCATGCAAAGTATGCAAAAAGGTGTTCAGGTGGAAGACAAGTCTTAAACGACATCTGGAAAAACACGCGGCGAATACT CAAACTCCTGAAGCATTTTGTTCTCTATGTGGTATCGGTTTTGGGAGTGTAGCATCACTACAGCGACATCTTAGAAACAGTTTGAAACATGTGACGCCGGATCAACTTAA attcaTATGCGATCATTGTAAGCGTCGTTTCGCtgacaaaacaaaattgcGAGATCATATAGAAGACAAACATTTACATAGAACatacaaatgttatatatgtgATAAG CCTTCAAAAAACCGGGTTGGATTGGAACAACACATCCGGAACGTGCATAAGGGCAgaccaaacaataaaatgtgtCATCATTGTGGAAAGGGATTTCCG ACAAAAGTCCAACTCGAATCCCACATCCGAACACATACAGGCGAGAGGCCATTTATCTGCGAATACTGTCCTACGACCTTCTCACAACAATCGAACTTGTATAAGCATCATCGGCAG GTCCATCAAAGTATAAGGATTAGAAAAAAGAAACTACCcgcaataaagaaaaatgatcacgaaagcAATGAAGAACCCGTCTTACCCATAGCAGTCATACAATACATGGCTCTACCAGATAATGTGTTCactgtatga
- the LOC110997812 gene encoding peptidyl-prolyl cis-trans isomerase G isoform X1 — MPQIDLNNVLCVSCLCIGRRLQKLSESLTKFYMDALYEIPLSNVDCIDPVVCWECEAILKKCLSFREQVKDSYRILQTYTVENLNECLLSDVSRPPRLIVHNNDAVNINPFNEVKVKFETEILKTDTDYQLSDTDDINNDEIQTVLCDIKNEFVSTEDEKDSLSMKNFADIKDEKTDFDLLVEKRATKDNDKRKLNRVRDKGRSKIKGDSTKYPTYKSLPRQVIHRNDQVQRTPELKTQRKRVQCGECDKTFSHRAGLMNHRITVHEAQNEFPCKVCKKVFRWKTSLKRHLEKHAANTQTPEAFCSLCGIGFGSVASLQRHLRNSLKHVTPDQLKTQQSSQGSEKIRVNNNKRERQQRYREKNRDKLKAREAKRRERIQYSQIIARPSTSSNTNRLELKNEEIITAQSSSGSEKIEPSSIQRNDLNALQKKRERQQRYREKNRDKLKAREAKRRERIQYSQIIARPSTSSNTNRLELNNEEIITAQSSSGSEKIEPSSIQRNDLNALQKKRERQQRYREKNRDKLKAREAKRRERIQYSQIIARPSTSSNTNRLELKNEEIITAQSSSGSEKIRPSFKEII, encoded by the exons ATGCCGCAAATTgacttaaataatgttttatgtgtATCGTGTTTGTGTATAGGAAGACGATTACAAAAACTAAGTGAAAGTTTAACTAAGTTTTATATGGATGCTCTATACGAAATACCA CTATCCAATGTGGACTGTATAGATCCAGTTGTGTGTTGGGAGTGTGAAGCAATTTTGAAGAAATGTCTATCCTTTCGTGAGCAAGTTAAGGATTCATATAGAATTCTTCAAACTTACACAGTAGAG aacCTTAATGAATGTCTGCTTAGTGATGTGTCTCGTCCACCAAGATTAATTGTTCATAACAATGATGCAGTAAACATAAACCCATTTAATgaagttaaagttaaatttgaaACAG AGATACTAAAAACCGACACAGACTACCAATTATCAGATACAGATGACATAAACAATGATGAGATACAGACAGTTTTGTgcgatattaaaaatgaattt GTGTCAACAGAAGATGAGAAAGACAGTCTTTCAATGAAAAATTTTGCTGACATAAAAGATGAAAAAACtg ATTTTGATTTACTAGTAGAAAAGAGAGCTACTAAAGACAATGACAAGAGAAAGTTAAACCGAGTAAGAGATAAAGGGAGAAGCAAAATTAAG GGTGATTCAACCAAATATCCAACTTATAAATCCTTACCAAGACAAGTTATACATAGAAATGATCAAGTTCAAAG GACACCAGAGCTTAAAACTCAAAGGAAAAGAGTTCAATGTGGCGAATGTGATAAAACATTTAGTCATCGTGCTGGTCTGATGAATCATCgtat taCAGTGCACGAAGCTCAAAATGAATTCCCATGCAAAGTATGCAAAAAGGTGTTCAGGTGGAAGACAAGTCTTAAACGACATCTGGAAAAACACGCGGCGAATACT CAAACTCCTGAAGCATTTTGTTCTCTATGTGGTATCGGTTTTGGGAGTGTAGCATCACTACAGCGACATCTTAGAAACAGTTTGAAACATGTGACGCCGGATCAACTTAA aacCCAACAATCATCACAGGGGTCAGAAAAAAttagagtaaataataataaaagagaaCGTCAACAAAGATACAGGGAGAAGAACAGAGACAAATTGAAGGCGCGTGAAGCGAAAAGAAGAGAACGCATCCAATATTCACAAATTATTGCCAGACCATCTACCTCTTCAAACACGAATAGACTAGAACTGaaaaatgaagaaataatTACTGCTCAAAGTTCATCTGGTTCGGAAAAAATAGAACCATCATCCATTCAAAGAAATGATCTAAATGccctacaaaaaaaaagagaaCGTCAACAAAGATACAGGGAGAAGAACAGAGATAAATTGAAGGCGCGTGAAGCGAAAAGAAGAGAACGCATACAATATTCACAAATTATTGCCAGACCATCTACCTCTTCAAACACGAATAGACTAGAACTGAATAATGAAGAAATAATTACTGCTCAAAGTTCATCTGGTTCGGAAAAAATAGAACCATCATCCATTCAAAGAAATGATCTAAATGccctacaaaaaaaaagagaaCGTCAACAAAGATACAGGGAGAAGAACAGAGATAAATTGAAGGCGCGTGAAGCGAAAAGAAGAGAACGCATACAATATTCACAAATTATTGCCAGACCATCTACCTCTTCAAACACGAATAGACTAGAACTGaaaaatgaagaaataatTACTGCTCAAAGTTCATCTGGTTCGGAAAAAATACGACCATCATTCAAAGAAATTATCTGA
- the LOC110997806 gene encoding sorting nexin-16, which produces MAAVQKMDNTHTRNQEKRDVMNNELSSTSSEENQISVKVYKKRYKDSTSDNEMDRRLQRNHYKSMGNINEGFREGKRNSAEGFREGKGFRGGKRSSISVSNVDLSLHTEEIKKFDRLQIPIVGYEVMEERARFTIYKLKVEDDSRDQSWLVFRRYTDFVRLYNRIRSERPDIILPLPGKRLFRDNFEPAFLEERVRGLQAFINSVLNKLPNDSTVREFFCLDEPPQVFTYQPEVQAVYGALEDSITTLKMQLKQKDATIMHLQKQLAQMEVKVKGCPNCSKVQI; this is translated from the exons ATGGCGGCAGTGCAAAAAATGGACAACACTCACACAAGAAACCAAGAAAAACGAGATGTCATGAATAATGAACTCTCATCTACATCTAGTGAAGAAAACCAGATTTCCgtcaaagtttataaaaaaag GTACAAAGACTCTACATCAGACAACGAAATGGACAGACGGCTACAACGAAACCACTACAAGTCAATGGGAAACATAAATGAGGGGTTCAGAGAAGGGAAGAGGAACAGTGCCGAGGGATTCAGGGAAGGGAAGGGATTTAGAGGAGGAAAAAGAAGTAGTATCAGTGTGAGTAATGTGGATTTGAGCTTGCACACTGAGGAGATTAAGAAATTTGATCGATTGCAAATACCAATTGTTGG aTACGAAGTTATGGAAGAACGTGCAAGATTCACAATATACAAGTTAAAGGTGGAGGACGACTCTCGGGACCAGTCATGGCTGGTTTTTCGACGTTATACAGACTTTGTTCGTTTATATAACCGGATACGAAGTGAACGACCGGATATTATACTACCCCTACCAG gaaaaCGTCTCTTTAGAGACAACTTTGAGCCAGCGTTCCTCGAAGAGCGCGTACGCGGCCTACAAGCATTTATCAATTCCGTCCTGAATAAGCTACCAAACGACTCGACAGTCCGTGAGTTTTTTTGCTTAGACGAACCACCTCAGGTGTTTACCTACCAACCAGAAGTACAAGCGGTATATGGAGCATTGGAAGATTCTATAACTACCCTCAAAATGCAGTTAAAGCAGAAAGATGCAACTATAATgcatttacaaaaacaactcGCTCAAATGGAGGTCAAAGTTAAGGGGTGTCCAAACTGCTCCAAAGTACAAATTTAG
- the LOC110997798 gene encoding WD repeat domain-containing protein 83, whose protein sequence is MSEIVQMEVLSTIHCKQQVVRAVRFNIDGSYCLTCGADKKIKLWNPHNDLLLKTYGGHANEVLDVAGSSDNSQIVSCSADKSVILWDVTTGQPLRRYRAHASSVTCIKFNEESTMAISGSIDNTVALWDVLSRRQEPVQILRDAKDTITSIQVTDHEVLTTSVDCHTRLYDLRIGKMISDYIGSIITHGSLTHDGQCFVLSCSDGTIKLIDKDSGELLNTFMGHETNDYLLENCINDKDNQIISGSATGEIFYWDLISSNITNKLVHKFNKPVVTISHHPSDSILLSASEDEIKLWGVNSKE, encoded by the coding sequence ATGTCTGAAATAGTACAAATGGAGGTGCTTTCTACAATACACTGCAAACAACAAGTTGTTCGAGCAGTGAGATTTAATATCGATGGGAGTTATTGCCTAACGTGCGGcgctgataaaaaaattaaattgtggaATCCGCATAACGATTTGCTCTTAAAAACTTATGGAGGTCATGCAAATGAAGTTTTAGATGTGGCAGGTTCAAGTGATAATAGTCAGATTGTTTCTTGTAGTGCCGATAAATCTGTTATCCTATGGGATGTTACTACTGGTCAACCCTTGCGCAGGTATAGGGCCCATGCTAGCTCAGTAACATGTATAAAATTCAATGAAGAATCAACCATGGCAATTTCTGGATCCATAGACAATACAGTAGCTTTATGGGATGTTCTTAGTAGAAGACAGGAGCCAGTACAGATACTTAGAGACGCAAAAGATACTATAACATCCATACAGGTTACTGATCATGAGGTTTTGACTACTTCTGTCGATTGCCATACAAGATTATATGATCTACGAATTGGAAAAATGATATCTGATTATATTGGTTCAATAATAACACATGGAAGTTTAACACATGATGGGCAATGCTTTGTTTTAAGTTGTTCAGATGGTaccataaaattaatagataagGATTCAGGAgaacttttaaatacttttatgggGCATGAGACTAACGATTATTtgcttgaaaattgtattaatgacAAAGATAATCAGATCATTTCTGGTTCTGCCACTggtgaaatattttactggGATTTAATTAGTAGTAATATTACTAACAAGTTAgttcataaatttaacaagCCGGTGGTGACAATTAGTCACCATCCATCTGATAGCATTTTACTATCAGCTTCTgaagatgaaataaaactgTGGGGTGTTAATAGCAAAGAATGA